The Ruminococcus bovis genome includes a region encoding these proteins:
- a CDS encoding MATE family efflux transporter — MEKQKKNKLGIMEVNKLMLSMGIPMVISMVLQAVYNIVDSAFISNMAHNGEEALNALTLAFPVQMFMVAISIGTGVGANALLSRSLGQGDKEKVNMTSGNAMFLGAVIYIVFLLFGIFGVNAYISTQTTNNLIKEMASDYLSICTNISFGIVFFAMFEKLLQSTGRSIFATIAQIAGAITNVILDPIMIYGLLGCPEMGVKGAAYATVIGQIVSMVLGFVFHLKFNVEIKNGLKYCKPNKMIIKQIYTIGLPAIIAQALMSFMTYGLNIILVKVGESYVTAYGLYYKIQQFILFAAFGLRDAITPIVSYNYGMGSKERVRKGVKCGLLYTTVVMLVGFVALEIFASPLSSIFGLSGETQRICISAVRVISVSFVFAGINIALQGVFQGINSGIPSLIISLLRQFVLVLPVAYLFTLIVKWNYSLNFLIWTTFIIAEVITSIVAVILFKKENIFSK, encoded by the coding sequence TTGTCGATGGGTATTCCAATGGTAATTTCTATGGTACTTCAAGCAGTATATAATATTGTAGATAGTGCATTTATATCAAATATGGCACATAATGGGGAAGAAGCGCTAAATGCCCTTACATTAGCTTTTCCGGTGCAAATGTTTATGGTAGCAATAAGTATAGGTACAGGTGTTGGTGCAAATGCTTTACTGTCACGCTCATTAGGTCAAGGAGATAAAGAAAAGGTAAATATGACTTCCGGAAATGCAATGTTTTTAGGTGCAGTTATTTATATTGTATTTTTGTTATTTGGAATTTTCGGTGTCAATGCTTATATTTCTACTCAAACAACTAATAACTTAATTAAAGAAATGGCAAGTGATTACCTATCAATTTGTACCAATATTTCATTTGGTATTGTGTTTTTTGCTATGTTTGAAAAATTACTTCAAAGTACAGGTAGGTCAATATTTGCTACAATTGCACAGATTGCCGGTGCTATAACAAATGTTATTCTAGACCCAATTATGATTTATGGTCTGTTAGGTTGTCCGGAAATGGGTGTAAAAGGTGCAGCATATGCCACAGTAATCGGTCAAATTGTTTCTATGGTACTTGGATTTGTATTTCATCTTAAATTTAATGTTGAAATTAAGAATGGTTTAAAATACTGTAAACCAAATAAAATGATAATAAAACAAATTTACACAATAGGTCTACCGGCAATTATTGCTCAAGCATTAATGTCATTTATGACTTACGGTTTAAATATTATTCTTGTAAAAGTAGGGGAGTCCTATGTAACTGCATATGGTTTGTACTACAAAATTCAGCAGTTCATCTTATTTGCAGCTTTTGGTTTAAGAGATGCAATTACTCCTATTGTTTCATATAACTATGGTATGGGTTCAAAAGAAAGGGTTAGAAAAGGTGTAAAGTGTGGACTTTTATATACAACAGTTGTTATGTTGGTAGGTTTTGTAGCATTGGAGATTTTTGCAAGTCCACTCTCATCAATTTTCGGATTGTCCGGAGAAACTCAGAGAATTTGCATTAGTGCAGTGAGAGTGATTTCTGTTAGTTTCGTATTTGCAGGTATAAATATTGCATTACAAGGTGTTTTTCAAGGTATTAATAGTGGTATTCCGTCCCTTATTATTTCTTTGTTAAGACAATTTGTACTTGTATTACCTGTTGCATATTTATTTACATTAATTGTAAAATGGAATTATTCTTTAAATTTCTTAATATGGACTACTTTTATTATTGCAGAAGTTATAACTTCTATTGTTGCAGTAATTTTATTTAAGAAAGAAAATATATTTAGTAAGTAG
- a CDS encoding putative ABC transporter permease, with protein MDFHISVYTIENIFLWLMIYSVIGWIYESTLCSITERRFVNRGFLNGPYCPIYGFGAILDILILGWIENPILLFVLSAILTCTLEYITSYLMEKLFHARWWDYSNRKFNINGRVCLIGAVVFGTLSLILIKLVHPLVLKMIGMMNDTLFHTIVIALAVIFITDNVITIAGFCHFDKKIKKFADEFKIQTEKLSENIKVKTEDITEDIKVKAENIKAKTENIKSKTNIQVPSVFSDIQENLAKKFNFQEKRMLKAFPKFKSVNYNEVLEELKEKLKIKRKK; from the coding sequence CACATTATGCTCAATAACAGAAAGAAGATTTGTCAACAGAGGTTTTCTAAACGGACCTTACTGCCCTATTTATGGGTTTGGTGCAATACTTGATATTTTAATTTTAGGATGGATAGAGAACCCTATACTATTATTTGTATTAAGTGCAATTCTTACTTGCACCCTGGAATATATAACATCCTACTTAATGGAAAAGCTATTCCATGCTAGATGGTGGGATTATTCAAACAGAAAGTTCAATATTAACGGTAGAGTATGCTTAATCGGTGCAGTAGTATTCGGTACATTGTCACTAATACTGATAAAGTTAGTTCATCCACTTGTACTGAAAATGATTGGTATGATGAACGACACTTTGTTCCACACAATTGTTATTGCACTTGCAGTTATTTTTATTACCGATAATGTTATTACTATTGCAGGTTTCTGTCACTTTGATAAGAAAATCAAGAAATTTGCTGATGAATTTAAAATTCAAACAGAAAAACTTTCTGAAAATATTAAGGTTAAAACTGAAGATATTACTGAGGATATTAAAGTTAAGGCTGAAAATATTAAGGCTAAAACAGAAAATATCAAAAGTAAAACCAACATTCAAGTTCCAAGTGTATTTTCCGATATTCAAGAAAATTTAGCTAAGAAATTTAACTTCCAAGAAAAAAGAATGTTAAAAGCCTTCCCTAAATTTAAATCAGTTAATTATAACGAAGTCCTAGAGGAACTAAAAGAAAAACTAAAAATTAAAAGGAAAAAATAG